In Euphorbia lathyris chromosome 10, ddEupLath1.1, whole genome shotgun sequence, a single genomic region encodes these proteins:
- the LOC136208860 gene encoding ras-related protein Rab7, with protein sequence MPSRRRTLLKVIILGDSGVGKTSLMNQYVNKKFSNQYKATIGADFLTKEVQFEDRLFTLQIWDTAGQERFQSLGVAFYRGADCCVLVYDVNSMKSFDNLNNWREEFLIQASPSDPENFPFVVLGNKVDVDGGNSRVVSEKKARAWCASKGNIPYFETSAKEGINVEEAFQCIAKNALKSGEEEEIYLPDTIDVGTSSQPRSSGCEC encoded by the exons ATGCCTTCCAGACGAAGAACTCTTTTGAAGGTTATCATCCTCGGCGATAGCGG GGTGGGGAAGACCTCTTTGATGAATCA ATATGTAAATAAGAAGTTTAGCAATCAATACAAGGCAACAATTGGAGCTGATTTCTTGACTAAAGAAGTGCAGTTTGAAGATAGGCTATTCACTCTACAG ATTTGGGATACAGCTGGCCAGGAAAGATTCCAAAGCCTCGGTGTTGCTTTTTACCGTGGTGCTGATTGCTGTGTTCTCGTATATGATGTTAATTCAATGAAATCATTTGATAACCTTAATAACTGGAGGGAGGAGTTCCTTATTCAG GCAAGTCCTTCAGATCCAGAGAATTTCCCATTTGTTGTCCTTGGAAATAAGGTTGATGTGGATGGTGGAAATAGTAGAGTG GTTTCAGAAAAAAAAGCACGGGCTTGGTGTGCTTCGAAAGGTAATATACCATACTTTGAGACCTCTGCTAAAGAAGGAATTAATGTTGAAGAAGCTTTCCAGTGCATAGCAAAGAATGCCTTGAAGAGtggggaagaggaagagat ATACTTGCCGGACACCATTGATGTTGGTACAAGCAGTCAGCCTAGGTCAAGTGGATGTGAATGCTAA
- the LOC136208261 gene encoding SWI/SNF complex subunit SWI3D isoform X2: MEDKPAGSVAAVSAESPASAEPASSRRRAGGQKRKANALSTSGASSTPSKRLTREKAAISHSPIHNGGPLTRARQSPNNFASSASSAATGFKLQEKLVSAPPETATVKAAREELIRLEELKASIDADFEVIRSREPNAHVVPNHCGWFSWTKIHPLEERTLPSFFNGKSQIRTPDTYMEIRNWIVKKFHKNPDVQIELKDVSELEVADVDARQEVLEFLDYWGLINFHPFPQIDSTACIDDHGVAEKELLLEKLFRFENIQPSTPVVSKPNLSTPVISSRLFPESSTAEESVRPEGPSVEYHCNSCSADCSRKRYHCQKQADYDLCANCFSNRKFASNMSSSDFILMEPAEAPGLSGGKWTDQETLLLLEALELYRENWNEIAEHVATKTKAQCILHFVQMPIEDGFFDEDGDLVAPSRETTDLPAVTDDSLVVPRDGTETSEDKAAAKEDQPHTSPVEAPKPEDASDGHQESVKPDSAREAIIDEEKLKKDSEVKAAQEASEKFALKALTEAFDGVGYLPTPENKRSFAEVGNPVMALAAFLGNLVGSDVAAASAFSSLKSVNSDSPGVQLATRHCFLLEDPPDDQKEPAGLDGTIEMAQDALKDNQDSQTQKGDDSTSVLEGGDVSKDHCNKKDENSTPEKKEQPDSSNDDVIEKVNTANEAGQPVTTEEVKPGKLNESIEPELQKDPESRTSKESNEKSSQSECAPSSVRSEGSSKAIHSQPTDVSKDVDMVSDSISSQNIEACQSVASVSVEEPSQAAKASKDAVDMVSNPLPAEKNEELQPDHSQPTEAKNDVDMMSPQPSESKEPQQPVAPDLVIENGATKAEGLKDDKNEKSDCKNLKDDHPIDKVKRAAVSALSAAAVKAKVLANQEEDQIRQLAASLIEKQLYKLEMKVSFFNEMDHLIMRVREQLDRSRQKLYHERAQIIAARLGLPPSSSRPMPPALPTNRVAPSLANAIPRPPMSVPSQRPPVSKPMGTIPPTPSNPFVSTATAGNPVGPSGQEAK; encoded by the exons ATGGAGGACAAACCGGCGGGGAGCGTAGCCGCAGTAAGTGCGGAGTCACCGGCATCAGCCGAGCCCGCCTCTTCACGGCGTCGAGCCGGAGGGCAAAAGAGGAAAGCCAACGCTCTTTCAACGTCCGGCGCTTCATCTACACCATCGAAACGGCTTACACGCGAGAAGGCTGCGATCTCTCACTCTCCGATCCACAACGGCGGCCCATTAACCAGAGCACGCCAGAGCCCCAACAATTTTGCGTCTTCGGCTTCCTCTGCTGCTACGGGATTTAAGCTTCAGGAGAAGTTGGTTTCGGCGCCACCGGAAACTGCAACAGTGAAAGCTGCGAGGGAGGAGTTGATTAGGTTGGAGGAGTTGAAGGCATCAATAGACGCGGATTTTGAGGTTATTAGATCTCGAGAACCTAATGCTCATGTCGTGCCCAATCATTGTG GTTGGTTTTCGTGGACAAAAATTCACCCCCTCGAGGAGCGAACATTGCCTTCATTCTTTAATGGGAAGTCCCAAATTCGGACACCAGATACGTATATGGAGATACGTAATTGGATTGTGAAAAAATTTCACAAAAATCCAGATGTACAGATTGAGTTGAAAGATGTGTCAGAGCTTGAAGTTGCAGATGTAGATGCAAGGCAAGAGGTGCTAGAGTTCCTGGACTATTGGGGATTGATTAATTTCCACCCATTCCCACAAATAGATTCTACTGCCTGTATTGATGATCATGGAGTGGCAGAGAAGGAATTGTTACTTGAAAAATTGTTCCGTTTTGAAAACATTCAACCATCTACGCCTGTTGTTTCAAAGCCTAACCTCTCCACTCCAGTCATTTCATCTAGGTTGTTTCCTGAGTCTTCAACTGCAGAAGAATCGGTGAGGCCTGAGGGACCATCAGTTGAGTACCACTGTAATTCTTGTTCAGCTGATTGCTCTCGCAAGCGATACCATTGCCAGAAGCAG GCAGATTATGATTTATGTGCTAATTGCTTTAGCAATCGGAAGTTTGCCTCGAACATGTCTTCGTCAGATTTTATTCTCATGGAGCCTGCTGAGGCTCCTGGTCTAAGTGGTGGAAAATGGACGGATCAGGAGACCCTCCTTCTCCTCGAAGCATTAGAACTATATAGAGAAAATTGGAATGAGATTGCAGAGCATGTTGCTACCAAAACCAAAGCTCAATGTATATTGCACTTTGTTCAGATGCCAATTGAGGATGGCTTTTTTGATGAAGATGGTGATTTAGTTGCGCCATCCAGAGAAACCACAGATCTGCCTGCAGTGACTGATGATTCATTAGTAGTTCCTAGAGATGGGACAGAAACAAGTGAGGATAAAGCTGCTGCTAAGGAGGATCAACCCCACACTTCTCCAGTGGAAGCTCCCAAACCAGAAGATGCAAGTGATGGTCATCAGGAAAGTGTAAAACCTGACAGTGCCCGTGAAGCAATAATTGATGAGGAAAAGTTAAAAAAAGATAGTGAAGTGAAGGCTGCTCAAGAAGCAAGTGAAAAGTTTGCACTTAAAGCACTTACAGAAGCATTTGATGGTGTTGGTTATCTTCCTACTCCTGAAAACAAACGTTCATTTGCTGAAGTTGGAAACCCAGTCATGGCTTTG GCAGCATTTTTGGGCAATCTGGTGGGAAGTGATGTTGCTGCTGCTTCAGCATTCAGCTCTTTGAAATCCGTGAACAGTGATTCCCCTGGCGTGCAGCTAGCAACAAGGCACTGCTTTCTTTTGGAAGATCCACCAGATGACCAAAAGGAACCAGCTGGACTTGATGG CACCATTGAAATGGCTCAAGATGCTCTGAAAGATAACCAAGACAGCCAAACCCAGAAAGGAGATGACTCAACCTCAGTTTTGGAGGGTGGAGATGTATCAAAGGACCATTGTaacaagaaagatgaaaattCTACTCCAGAAAAAAAGGAGCAACCTGATTCTTCAAATGATGATGTCATTGAGAAAGTAAATACAGCAAATGAAGCAGGCCAACCTGTTACTACTGAGGAAGTCAAACCTGGTAAATTGAATGAGTCTATTGAACCAGAGCTGCAAAAGGACCCCGAATCACGTACTTCAAAAGAATCAAATGAGAAGTCCTCCCAGTCTGAGTGTGCACCAAGTTCTGtaaggtctgaaggatcttccAAAGCCATTCATTCTCAGCCTACAGATGTCTCTAAGGATGTGGATATGGTCTCTGATTCAATATCTTCACAAAATATTGAGGCTTGTCAATCTGTTGCATCTGTTTCAGTTGAAGAGCCCTCCCAAGCTGCCAAGGCATCAAAAGATGCAGTTGACATGGTGTCCAATCCCCTTCCGGCGGAGAAGAATGAGGAACTGCAACCAGACCACTCTCAGCCTACTGAGGCAAAAAATGATGTAGACATGATGTCTCCGCAGCCATCAGAATCAAAAGAGCCTCAGCAGCCAGTTGCACCAGATCTAGTGATTGAAAATGGAGCAACTAAAG CTGAAGGCTTAAAAGATGATAAGAATGAGAAGTCTGATTGTAAGAATCTTAAAGATGATCATCCCATCGATAAAGTAAAGCGTGCTGCAGTTTCTGCACTGTCAGCAGCAGCAGTAAAGGCAAAAGTTCTTGCAAACCAGGAAGAAGATCAAATTCGACAACTTGCTGCATCATTAATAGAAAAGCAG ttGTATAAGCTGGAAATGAAGGTATCTTTCTTCAATGAAATGGATCATCTAATAATGAGGGTCAGGGAGCAACTTGACAGGTCAAGACAAAAGCTGTATCATGAGAGAGCACAGATAATCGCAGCCCGGCTTGGGTTGCCACCATCCTCATCTAGACCAATGCCACCAGCATTACCCACCAACAGAGTTGCACCGAGCCTTGCAAATGCAATTCCAAGACCTCCTATGAGCGTACCTTCTCAAAGGCCACCAGTTTCAAAGCCTATGGGAACAATTCCTCCTACCCCTTCCAACCCCTTTGTATCAACAGCTACAGCAGGAAATCCAGTTGGGCCTTCTGGCCAGGAGGCAAAGTAG
- the LOC136208261 gene encoding SWI/SNF complex subunit SWI3D isoform X1, which produces MEDKPAGSVAAVSAESPASAEPASSRRRAGGQKRKANALSTSGASSTPSKRLTREKAAISHSPIHNGGPLTRARQSPNNFASSASSAATGFKLQEKLVSAPPETATVKAAREELIRLEELKASIDADFEVIRSREPNAHVVPNHCGWFSWTKIHPLEERTLPSFFNGKSQIRTPDTYMEIRNWIVKKFHKNPDVQIELKDVSELEVADVDARQEVLEFLDYWGLINFHPFPQIDSTACIDDHGVAEKELLLEKLFRFENIQPSTPVVSKPNLSTPVISSRLFPESSTAEESVRPEGPSVEYHCNSCSADCSRKRYHCQKQADYDLCANCFSNRKFASNMSSSDFILMEPAEAPGLSGGKWTDQETLLLLEALELYRENWNEIAEHVATKTKAQCILHFVQMPIEDGFFDEDGDLVAPSRETTDLPAVTDDSLVVPRDGTETSEDKAAAKEDQPHTSPVEAPKPEDASDGHQESVKPDSAREAIIDEEKLKKDSEVKAAQEASEKFALKALTEAFDGVGYLPTPENKRSFAEVGNPVMALAAFLGNLVGSDVAAASAFSSLKSVNSDSPGVQLATRHCFLLEDPPDDQKEPAGLDGSTIEMAQDALKDNQDSQTQKGDDSTSVLEGGDVSKDHCNKKDENSTPEKKEQPDSSNDDVIEKVNTANEAGQPVTTEEVKPGKLNESIEPELQKDPESRTSKESNEKSSQSECAPSSVRSEGSSKAIHSQPTDVSKDVDMVSDSISSQNIEACQSVASVSVEEPSQAAKASKDAVDMVSNPLPAEKNEELQPDHSQPTEAKNDVDMMSPQPSESKEPQQPVAPDLVIENGATKAEGLKDDKNEKSDCKNLKDDHPIDKVKRAAVSALSAAAVKAKVLANQEEDQIRQLAASLIEKQLYKLEMKVSFFNEMDHLIMRVREQLDRSRQKLYHERAQIIAARLGLPPSSSRPMPPALPTNRVAPSLANAIPRPPMSVPSQRPPVSKPMGTIPPTPSNPFVSTATAGNPVGPSGQEAK; this is translated from the exons ATGGAGGACAAACCGGCGGGGAGCGTAGCCGCAGTAAGTGCGGAGTCACCGGCATCAGCCGAGCCCGCCTCTTCACGGCGTCGAGCCGGAGGGCAAAAGAGGAAAGCCAACGCTCTTTCAACGTCCGGCGCTTCATCTACACCATCGAAACGGCTTACACGCGAGAAGGCTGCGATCTCTCACTCTCCGATCCACAACGGCGGCCCATTAACCAGAGCACGCCAGAGCCCCAACAATTTTGCGTCTTCGGCTTCCTCTGCTGCTACGGGATTTAAGCTTCAGGAGAAGTTGGTTTCGGCGCCACCGGAAACTGCAACAGTGAAAGCTGCGAGGGAGGAGTTGATTAGGTTGGAGGAGTTGAAGGCATCAATAGACGCGGATTTTGAGGTTATTAGATCTCGAGAACCTAATGCTCATGTCGTGCCCAATCATTGTG GTTGGTTTTCGTGGACAAAAATTCACCCCCTCGAGGAGCGAACATTGCCTTCATTCTTTAATGGGAAGTCCCAAATTCGGACACCAGATACGTATATGGAGATACGTAATTGGATTGTGAAAAAATTTCACAAAAATCCAGATGTACAGATTGAGTTGAAAGATGTGTCAGAGCTTGAAGTTGCAGATGTAGATGCAAGGCAAGAGGTGCTAGAGTTCCTGGACTATTGGGGATTGATTAATTTCCACCCATTCCCACAAATAGATTCTACTGCCTGTATTGATGATCATGGAGTGGCAGAGAAGGAATTGTTACTTGAAAAATTGTTCCGTTTTGAAAACATTCAACCATCTACGCCTGTTGTTTCAAAGCCTAACCTCTCCACTCCAGTCATTTCATCTAGGTTGTTTCCTGAGTCTTCAACTGCAGAAGAATCGGTGAGGCCTGAGGGACCATCAGTTGAGTACCACTGTAATTCTTGTTCAGCTGATTGCTCTCGCAAGCGATACCATTGCCAGAAGCAG GCAGATTATGATTTATGTGCTAATTGCTTTAGCAATCGGAAGTTTGCCTCGAACATGTCTTCGTCAGATTTTATTCTCATGGAGCCTGCTGAGGCTCCTGGTCTAAGTGGTGGAAAATGGACGGATCAGGAGACCCTCCTTCTCCTCGAAGCATTAGAACTATATAGAGAAAATTGGAATGAGATTGCAGAGCATGTTGCTACCAAAACCAAAGCTCAATGTATATTGCACTTTGTTCAGATGCCAATTGAGGATGGCTTTTTTGATGAAGATGGTGATTTAGTTGCGCCATCCAGAGAAACCACAGATCTGCCTGCAGTGACTGATGATTCATTAGTAGTTCCTAGAGATGGGACAGAAACAAGTGAGGATAAAGCTGCTGCTAAGGAGGATCAACCCCACACTTCTCCAGTGGAAGCTCCCAAACCAGAAGATGCAAGTGATGGTCATCAGGAAAGTGTAAAACCTGACAGTGCCCGTGAAGCAATAATTGATGAGGAAAAGTTAAAAAAAGATAGTGAAGTGAAGGCTGCTCAAGAAGCAAGTGAAAAGTTTGCACTTAAAGCACTTACAGAAGCATTTGATGGTGTTGGTTATCTTCCTACTCCTGAAAACAAACGTTCATTTGCTGAAGTTGGAAACCCAGTCATGGCTTTG GCAGCATTTTTGGGCAATCTGGTGGGAAGTGATGTTGCTGCTGCTTCAGCATTCAGCTCTTTGAAATCCGTGAACAGTGATTCCCCTGGCGTGCAGCTAGCAACAAGGCACTGCTTTCTTTTGGAAGATCCACCAGATGACCAAAAGGAACCAGCTGGACTTGATGG CAGCACCATTGAAATGGCTCAAGATGCTCTGAAAGATAACCAAGACAGCCAAACCCAGAAAGGAGATGACTCAACCTCAGTTTTGGAGGGTGGAGATGTATCAAAGGACCATTGTaacaagaaagatgaaaattCTACTCCAGAAAAAAAGGAGCAACCTGATTCTTCAAATGATGATGTCATTGAGAAAGTAAATACAGCAAATGAAGCAGGCCAACCTGTTACTACTGAGGAAGTCAAACCTGGTAAATTGAATGAGTCTATTGAACCAGAGCTGCAAAAGGACCCCGAATCACGTACTTCAAAAGAATCAAATGAGAAGTCCTCCCAGTCTGAGTGTGCACCAAGTTCTGtaaggtctgaaggatcttccAAAGCCATTCATTCTCAGCCTACAGATGTCTCTAAGGATGTGGATATGGTCTCTGATTCAATATCTTCACAAAATATTGAGGCTTGTCAATCTGTTGCATCTGTTTCAGTTGAAGAGCCCTCCCAAGCTGCCAAGGCATCAAAAGATGCAGTTGACATGGTGTCCAATCCCCTTCCGGCGGAGAAGAATGAGGAACTGCAACCAGACCACTCTCAGCCTACTGAGGCAAAAAATGATGTAGACATGATGTCTCCGCAGCCATCAGAATCAAAAGAGCCTCAGCAGCCAGTTGCACCAGATCTAGTGATTGAAAATGGAGCAACTAAAG CTGAAGGCTTAAAAGATGATAAGAATGAGAAGTCTGATTGTAAGAATCTTAAAGATGATCATCCCATCGATAAAGTAAAGCGTGCTGCAGTTTCTGCACTGTCAGCAGCAGCAGTAAAGGCAAAAGTTCTTGCAAACCAGGAAGAAGATCAAATTCGACAACTTGCTGCATCATTAATAGAAAAGCAG ttGTATAAGCTGGAAATGAAGGTATCTTTCTTCAATGAAATGGATCATCTAATAATGAGGGTCAGGGAGCAACTTGACAGGTCAAGACAAAAGCTGTATCATGAGAGAGCACAGATAATCGCAGCCCGGCTTGGGTTGCCACCATCCTCATCTAGACCAATGCCACCAGCATTACCCACCAACAGAGTTGCACCGAGCCTTGCAAATGCAATTCCAAGACCTCCTATGAGCGTACCTTCTCAAAGGCCACCAGTTTCAAAGCCTATGGGAACAATTCCTCCTACCCCTTCCAACCCCTTTGTATCAACAGCTACAGCAGGAAATCCAGTTGGGCCTTCTGGCCAGGAGGCAAAGTAG